The following are from one region of the Harpia harpyja isolate bHarHar1 chromosome 4, bHarHar1 primary haplotype, whole genome shotgun sequence genome:
- the LOC128140737 gene encoding feather keratin Cos2-3-like: MSCYNQCLPCQPCGPTPLANSCNEPCVRQCQNSTVVIEPSPMVVTLPGPILSFFPQNTVVGSSTSTAVGSILSCQGVPINSGCCDLS, from the coding sequence atgtcctgctacaaccagtgcctgccctgccagccctgcggcccgaccccgctggccaacagctgcaatgagccctgcgtcaggcagtgccagaactccaccgTCGTCATCGAGCCCTCCCCcatggtggtgaccctgcccggccccatcctcagcttcttcccgcagaacaccgttgtgggctcctccacctccactgctgttggcagcatcctcagctgtcAGGGAGTGCCCATCAACTCCgggtgctgtgacctctcctga